One window of Chamaesiphon minutus PCC 6605 genomic DNA carries:
- a CDS encoding NAD(P)/FAD-dependent oxidoreductase, whose protein sequence is MLRLSEVKLPLEHTEADIQSAILKKLSIASKDLIRYTIFKRSYDARKKGAISFVYIIDIETTREQQLLQKFKKDVHVVPTPDTSYRYVTHARSGLAQRPIVIGCGPCGMFAGLLLAQMGFRPIILERGKAVHDRSVDTFGFWSKAKFNPESNAQFGEGGAGTFSDGKLYSRIKDANHHGRKVLAELVNAGAASEILYVNKPHIGTYRLVKIVENIRNSIESLGGEIRFQSRVEQLNIENGQVCGVTLASGEYIPSNHVILAVGHSARDTFEMLHHAGVYIEPKPFSIGFRIEHPQSIIDKCRLGSQAGHPMLGAADYSLVHHCANGRSVYSFCMCPGGQVVAATSEVGRVVTNGMSQYERSGKNANSGIVVGITPEDYPGSSIAGIEFQRRLEERAFELGGGTYEAPGQLVGDFLVGKASTQLGTVRPSYKPGIHLCDLGSSLPDYAIEAIREAIPAFDKQLNGFAMHDAVLTGVETRTSSPICIKRGNDYQSLNTKGLYPAGEGAGYAGGILSAGVDGIKVAEAVALSIQSQLEIATTNC, encoded by the coding sequence ATGCTCCGCCTCTCCGAAGTCAAACTGCCACTGGAACACACCGAAGCAGATATCCAGTCCGCCATCCTCAAAAAACTCTCGATCGCGTCTAAAGATCTCATCCGCTATACGATCTTCAAGCGGAGCTACGATGCGCGCAAAAAGGGAGCAATTTCCTTTGTTTATATCATCGACATCGAGACGACCAGAGAGCAACAACTCCTCCAAAAGTTCAAGAAAGACGTGCATGTTGTACCGACACCCGATACTAGCTATCGTTATGTTACTCATGCCCGATCTGGATTAGCACAACGCCCGATCGTGATTGGCTGCGGGCCATGTGGGATGTTTGCAGGGTTATTACTCGCCCAGATGGGATTTCGCCCCATCATTTTGGAACGGGGAAAGGCGGTACACGATCGATCTGTGGATACGTTCGGGTTTTGGAGCAAGGCAAAATTCAATCCCGAATCGAATGCTCAATTTGGCGAAGGTGGTGCGGGGACATTTTCTGATGGTAAGCTTTATAGTCGGATCAAAGATGCCAACCATCACGGGCGTAAGGTATTGGCAGAGCTAGTTAATGCTGGTGCGGCGTCGGAAATTCTCTATGTCAATAAGCCGCACATTGGCACCTATCGACTGGTAAAAATCGTCGAAAATATCCGCAATTCCATTGAATCCCTCGGTGGCGAAATCCGCTTTCAGAGTCGGGTAGAGCAGCTTAATATCGAAAACGGACAAGTCTGCGGTGTCACCCTGGCTAGTGGCGAATATATTCCCAGCAACCATGTGATTCTTGCTGTCGGACATAGTGCCCGCGATACCTTTGAGATGCTCCACCATGCGGGAGTATATATCGAACCCAAGCCATTTTCGATCGGGTTTCGGATCGAACATCCCCAATCAATTATCGATAAGTGTAGACTCGGATCTCAAGCCGGACATCCGATGCTCGGTGCGGCTGATTATAGTCTGGTTCATCATTGTGCCAACGGTCGATCGGTTTATAGTTTTTGCATGTGTCCAGGTGGGCAAGTCGTGGCGGCAACATCTGAAGTGGGGCGAGTTGTCACCAATGGGATGAGCCAGTACGAACGCAGTGGTAAGAATGCCAATAGTGGTATCGTCGTCGGGATTACGCCAGAGGATTATCCAGGTAGTTCGATCGCTGGAATTGAGTTTCAGCGACGGTTAGAAGAACGAGCATTCGAGTTAGGTGGCGGCACCTACGAGGCTCCTGGACAACTCGTAGGCGACTTTTTGGTTGGGAAAGCCTCGACACAATTAGGGACTGTCAGACCGTCATATAAGCCTGGTATCCACCTCTGCGATTTGGGTTCGAGTTTACCGGATTACGCGATCGAGGCAATTCGCGAAGCGATTCCGGCTTTCGATAAGCAACTTAATGGTTTTGCCATGCACGATGCCGTATTAACGGGAGTCGAAACTCGCACTTCATCGCCGATCTGTATTAAACGTGGCAATGATTATCAGAGCCTAAACACGAAAGGACTTTACCCCGCAGGCGAAGGAGCTGGCTACGCTGGGGGTATCCTTTCGGCTGGGGTCGATGGAATTAAAGTAGCCGAGGCTGTAGCTTTAAGCATCCAGTCACAATTGGAGATCGCCACTACCAATTGCTAG
- a CDS encoding protein kinase domain-containing protein, with protein MNIPSSAALDMSYCINPTCPAPDKNSPTTNFCMSCGAKILLKDRYRALKLLGQGGFGKTFKAVDEDQPRKPLCVIKQFAFSNNHPETRQIALKLFYEEAQHLEALGKHEQIPELLAYFDIEGQPYLVQQFIDGQDLEQELATAGTFNQVKIRELLESLLPVLDFLHHQSPPVICDKLRFSIECQHPYIAWLLVRSHYISKNSIDSANVFDL; from the coding sequence ATGAATATTCCCTCCTCAGCCGCCCTAGATATGAGCTATTGCATCAACCCTACCTGTCCCGCTCCAGATAAGAATAGCCCCACCACCAATTTCTGTATGTCCTGTGGGGCAAAGATCCTGCTCAAGGATCGCTATCGCGCGCTGAAGCTATTAGGACAAGGTGGGTTTGGTAAAACCTTCAAAGCAGTAGATGAAGACCAACCCCGTAAGCCGTTGTGTGTCATCAAACAGTTTGCGTTTAGCAACAATCATCCTGAAACCAGACAGATTGCCCTCAAGCTGTTCTACGAGGAGGCACAACATTTAGAAGCATTGGGCAAACACGAGCAGATTCCCGAACTCCTTGCCTACTTTGATATCGAGGGTCAGCCCTATCTGGTGCAACAGTTTATCGATGGGCAAGATTTGGAGCAGGAATTAGCCACTGCTGGCACTTTTAACCAAGTCAAGATCCGCGAGTTACTGGAGTCGTTATTACCAGTTTTAGATTTCTTACACCATCAGTCACCACCAGTCATCTGTGACAAGTTAAGGTTTTCGATCGAATGTCAACACCCATATATAGCGTGGCTGTTGGTTCGGTCTCACTATATATCAAAAAACTCGATTGATAGTGCTAATGTATTCGATCTCTGA
- a CDS encoding group I truncated hemoglobin: MSEQMPAKSLYERLGGVYSIATVVDDFIDRIMVDPRLNSNPLVDEAHHRVSPAGFKYLVTEMSCWAIGGPQQYSGRSMYDAHAHLKITREEWAAFMEDLDATFDKFNVPQPERAEFIAIIESTKPDIVLPTAS; the protein is encoded by the coding sequence ATGTCAGAGCAAATGCCAGCAAAATCTCTATACGAACGTCTGGGAGGCGTATACTCAATCGCGACTGTTGTCGATGATTTTATCGATCGAATTATGGTCGATCCTCGGCTCAATTCCAATCCCCTGGTCGATGAGGCACACCATCGCGTGTCACCTGCTGGATTCAAATATCTGGTTACGGAAATGTCTTGCTGGGCGATTGGCGGCCCCCAACAGTATAGCGGTCGATCGATGTATGATGCTCACGCTCATCTCAAGATTACCAGGGAGGAATGGGCGGCTTTTATGGAAGATCTCGATGCTACTTTCGATAAATTCAATGTTCCACAACCCGAACGGGCGGAATTTATTGCCATTATCGAAAGTACTAAACCAGATATTGTTTTGCCAACAGCTAGCTAG
- a CDS encoding bifunctional serine/threonine-protein kinase/formylglycine-generating enzyme family protein, which yields MHRDIKPANIIRRRSDGGLVLVDFGAAKQATQSMLAKTGTAIGSAEFAAPEQARRKPVFASDIYSLGVTCIYLLTQVSPFDLFDMNEDAWVWRDYLVNNPVDEKLGKVLDKMIANVLPQRYQSAIDVLTDLTGFARNTISTLPPSSASKLENLDLSINHDPNLEFFEFETAQIVTIKKTVKKKISLKEGVVFKRWVEHEIDEMIDVPEVQRRKGKAQQFVQDLENGVKLEMVYIPAGSFMMGSNKNNKEKPIHQVNLSPFYMGKYTITQQQYQAIMGTNPSRFKGKNRPVENISWDDAFKFCEKLSRHIGREYTLPTESQWEYACRAGTTTSFYFGETITSDLVNYSEFHKETTDVGSFPPNAFGLYDMHGNVCEWCLDTWHENYMRAPMNGSAWIENNKTFFYVLRGGSFLDKSDRCNSAFRDWYTHAAKLHYNGLRVVCLPFS from the coding sequence ATTCATCGCGATATCAAGCCAGCGAATATCATTCGGCGGCGCAGTGATGGTGGTTTGGTATTGGTCGATTTTGGTGCGGCGAAGCAAGCGACTCAATCGATGTTGGCTAAAACCGGAACGGCGATTGGTAGTGCGGAATTTGCAGCACCGGAGCAAGCTAGACGTAAACCAGTATTTGCTAGCGATATTTATAGTTTGGGGGTGACTTGTATCTATCTGCTGACTCAAGTTTCACCTTTCGATTTGTTTGATATGAATGAAGATGCTTGGGTATGGCGAGATTATTTGGTTAATAATCCGGTGGATGAAAAGCTGGGTAAGGTATTAGACAAGATGATTGCTAATGTTTTACCTCAACGATATCAGTCAGCGATCGATGTACTAACTGATTTGACTGGTTTTGCACGAAATACTATATCTACTCTGCCACCTTCTTCAGCATCGAAACTAGAGAATCTAGATTTATCTATAAATCACGATCCTAATCTAGAATTTTTTGAGTTTGAAACAGCACAAATTGTGACTATTAAGAAGACTGTTAAAAAGAAAATATCTCTAAAAGAGGGCGTTGTATTTAAGCGATGGGTAGAACATGAAATAGATGAGATGATTGATGTCCCAGAAGTGCAGAGGCGAAAGGGCAAAGCACAGCAATTTGTGCAAGATTTAGAAAACGGCGTAAAATTAGAAATGGTTTATATTCCCGCTGGAAGCTTCATGATGGGTTCTAATAAAAATAATAAGGAAAAACCCATCCACCAAGTCAATCTCTCACCTTTCTACATGGGTAAATACACCATCACCCAGCAGCAGTATCAAGCGATTATGGGCACAAATCCATCTCGCTTTAAAGGTAAAAATCGTCCTGTCGAAAACATTAGCTGGGATGATGCTTTTAAATTCTGTGAGAAATTATCTCGACATATAGGGCGAGAATATACTCTTCCTACTGAGAGCCAGTGGGAGTATGCTTGTAGAGCTGGAACTACTACCTCTTTTTACTTTGGAGAGACAATTACCAGTGATTTAGTAAACTACAGTGAATTTCATAAAGAAACGACTGACGTTGGTAGCTTTCCCCCTAATGCATTTGGCTTGTATGATATGCACGGAAATGTTTGTGAATGGTGCTTAGATACATGGCATGAGAATTATATGAGAGCACCAATGAATGGAAGTGCATGGATTGAAAATAATAAAACTTTTTTCTATGTATTGCGCGGCGGTTCATTTTTGGATAAATCTGATCGCTGTAACAGCGCATTTCGTGATTGGTATACGCACGCAGCTAAACTTCACTATAATGGTCTTCGGGTAGTGTGTTTACCTTTCTCATAA
- a CDS encoding PEP-CTERM sorting domain-containing protein, with translation MQCKTRIQIAMRSNPMFLQHASVLSLLTLETPNHNETIAGGGAFTLSSIDLARLINPNDTNASSSTSVTFTGTRADTTIVSQDFVINASGLTTFNFNSSFTNLVAVGWVQALPFHQFDNINVSAASTTAVPEPFTVLGTIFGVGSGVALKRKLAKAQADKEDI, from the coding sequence GTGCAATGTAAAACTCGGATTCAAATTGCCATGCGATCGAACCCGATGTTTTTGCAACACGCCTCAGTTTTGTCCCTTTTGACGCTTGAAACCCCGAATCACAATGAAACAATAGCTGGTGGTGGCGCATTCACACTATCGTCGATCGATTTGGCAAGACTTATCAATCCTAACGACACAAATGCTAGTTCCTCAACATCTGTAACCTTCACTGGGACGAGAGCCGATACGACTATTGTGTCTCAAGATTTTGTCATCAATGCCTCAGGTCTGACAACATTCAACTTTAACAGCAGCTTCACTAATTTAGTTGCTGTTGGCTGGGTTCAAGCTCTCCCTTTCCATCAGTTTGACAATATCAATGTTAGTGCTGCTAGTACTACTGCGGTGCCCGAACCGTTTACAGTATTAGGGACGATCTTCGGCGTGGGATCTGGTGTTGCGCTCAAGCGGAAGTTAGCGAAGGCGCAAGCAGATAAAGAAGATATCTAG
- a CDS encoding RluA family pseudouridine synthase → MLNSIPNSVMETLCNRTSNSTPPYYYTGYCPYSGKLLKLPRTQEVEQIARILMLEMAREEDIYAREGKMFGVLLVEKNTGEYYSIKAFSGLLNGEAVIDGWVPPIPGRDRVAIEEADTLKDLARMKQELIDLDRFSTGEASAQADAFLRNASRTRTRTPTTARERYKLLAAEFADKLEKLAIEHRQRKAFRQQQRERFAATLHDIELITALDRLAAESRQDGRERRQLKQERDAVLQPLQDVLDQTDDRIRELKQQRKIRSRQLQIQMHDAYRLMNFLGTSSSLRELMPAGIPTGTGDCCAPKLLHYAASQGLKPMAMAEFWWGDGVDEWMSGWVDGEMRGRGDGGTGRKIQGEFYGACAERCQPLMGFMLAGLSSQMSHARSGLQNTSISPSPYLRLPSPNSGRGFGGEGDKISMAQAVWMTPTLPNLSLPIIYEDEYLIAIDKPAGLLSVPGRTIELQDSVLTRLRALYPEIYTVHRLDRDTSGTLLLARDKVTYRHLSQQFEARQVRKIYEAILGGQIELDKGSIDLPLWGDPLDRPRQKVDFKLGKPSLTKFQVLGQIDGYTRVEFFPVTGRTHQLRVHAADARGLSVCILGDRLYGCQANVKRLYLHARELSFTHPSTLERISVQTPCTF, encoded by the coding sequence ATGCTAAACTCGATTCCCAATTCTGTAATGGAGACACTTTGCAATCGAACCTCCAACTCCACTCCACCCTATTACTACACGGGCTATTGTCCCTATAGTGGCAAATTATTAAAATTACCACGTACTCAGGAAGTAGAACAGATCGCCCGTATTTTAATGTTAGAAATGGCACGAGAAGAAGATATATATGCCCGCGAAGGTAAGATGTTTGGGGTATTATTAGTCGAAAAAAACACAGGCGAATATTACTCGATTAAGGCTTTTTCGGGATTACTTAATGGCGAGGCTGTTATCGATGGATGGGTACCGCCAATTCCTGGGCGCGATCGAGTGGCGATCGAAGAAGCTGATACGCTAAAAGATCTAGCAAGAATGAAGCAAGAATTAATCGACTTAGATCGATTCTCCACAGGAGAGGCTTCTGCGCAGGCAGACGCTTTCCTTCGGAACGCTTCGCGAACGCGAACGCGAACACCAACGACAGCAAGAGAGCGGTATAAATTATTAGCAGCCGAATTTGCAGATAAATTAGAGAAACTAGCGATCGAACATCGTCAACGCAAGGCATTTCGCCAACAACAGCGAGAACGATTTGCAGCTACTCTTCATGACATCGAACTAATAACAGCTCTCGATCGACTCGCGGCAGAAAGCCGCCAGGACGGACGCGAACGCCGTCAACTCAAACAAGAGCGCGACGCAGTTTTACAGCCGTTACAGGATGTTTTAGACCAAACTGACGATCGAATTCGCGAACTCAAACAACAGCGCAAAATTCGATCGCGTCAACTTCAGATACAGATGCACGATGCCTATCGGCTGATGAATTTTTTGGGCACATCTAGCTCGTTGCGCGAATTAATGCCTGCGGGGATACCAACGGGAACGGGCGATTGTTGTGCGCCGAAGTTGCTGCATTATGCGGCGAGTCAGGGTTTAAAGCCGATGGCGATGGCGGAGTTTTGGTGGGGGGATGGGGTGGATGAGTGGATGAGTGGATGGGTAGATGGGGAGATGAGGGGACGAGGGGACGGGGGGACGGGGAGAAAAATTCAGGGGGAGTTTTATGGGGCTTGTGCGGAGCGGTGTCAACCGTTGATGGGGTTCATGTTGGCGGGGTTGTCCTCGCAGATGTCTCATGCTCGATCTGGTTTGCAAAACACCTCAATCTCCCCCTCACCCTACCTCCGGCTCCCCTCTCCCAATTCTGGGAGAGGGTTTGGGGGTGAGGGCGACAAGATTTCGATGGCACAAGCAGTCTGGATGACGCCAACTTTGCCTAATCTCTCGTTACCGATTATTTACGAGGATGAATATCTAATTGCGATCGATAAGCCTGCGGGACTATTATCCGTACCTGGGCGGACGATCGAACTACAGGATAGCGTGTTGACTCGGTTGCGAGCATTATATCCCGAAATTTATACCGTCCATCGACTCGATCGAGATACGTCGGGCACATTATTATTGGCACGGGATAAAGTTACTTATCGACATCTGAGTCAGCAGTTTGAGGCTAGACAAGTACGCAAGATTTATGAGGCGATTTTAGGTGGGCAGATCGAGTTAGACAAAGGCTCGATCGATTTACCATTATGGGGCGATCCACTCGATCGACCGAGACAGAAAGTAGACTTTAAGTTGGGGAAACCTAGTTTAACTAAGTTTCAGGTATTGGGGCAAATCGATGGCTACACGCGAGTTGAGTTTTTTCCTGTTACGGGACGGACGCATCAATTACGCGTCCATGCAGCCGATGCTCGAGGTTTGAGTGTGTGTATTTTAGGCGACAGGCTTTATGGTTGTCAGGCGAATGTAAAACGATTGTACCTGCACGCACGAGAACTTAGTTTTACACATCCATCCACATTAGAAAGAATCTCGGTCCAAACTCCATGCACGTTTTGA
- a CDS encoding alpha-ketoacid dehydrogenase subunit beta, whose amino-acid sequence MAETLFFNALRAAIDEEMARDSAVMVMGEDVGHYGGSYKVTKDLYKKYGDLRVLDTPIAENSFTGMAVGAAMTGLRPIIEGMNMGFLLLAFNQISNNAGMLRYTSGGNFTIPLVIRGPGGVGRQLGAEHSQRLEAYFQAVPGLKIVACSTPHNAKGLLKSAIRDENPVLFFEHVLLYNLKEDLPDEEYLLPLDKAEIVRPGKDVTVLTYSRMRHHCTQAMKTLTDKGSACDPEIIDLISLKPLDLETIGASIKKTHKVIIVEECMRTGGIGAELVASINDNFFDELDAPVLRMSSQDIPTPYNGKLEYLTIIQPPQIAEAIEKMVAGKL is encoded by the coding sequence ATGGCAGAAACTCTATTTTTTAATGCCCTCCGTGCCGCGATCGATGAAGAAATGGCGCGGGATTCAGCGGTGATGGTGATGGGTGAAGATGTGGGCCATTATGGCGGTTCCTACAAAGTCACCAAAGATCTCTATAAAAAATATGGAGACTTGCGCGTTCTCGACACCCCGATCGCCGAAAATAGTTTTACGGGGATGGCTGTAGGTGCGGCCATGACCGGATTGCGACCAATTATTGAAGGGATGAATATGGGGTTTCTGCTCCTAGCCTTCAACCAGATTTCTAATAACGCAGGGATGTTACGTTATACCTCTGGGGGTAATTTTACGATTCCGTTAGTCATTCGCGGCCCTGGTGGCGTCGGCAGACAATTGGGTGCGGAGCATTCCCAACGTTTGGAAGCTTATTTCCAAGCAGTTCCTGGTTTGAAGATCGTCGCTTGTTCCACGCCGCACAATGCCAAAGGCTTGCTCAAATCGGCAATCAGAGACGAGAACCCCGTCTTATTCTTCGAGCATGTCTTGCTCTACAACCTCAAAGAAGACTTGCCCGATGAAGAATATTTACTCCCGCTAGACAAAGCCGAAATCGTGCGTCCTGGTAAAGATGTGACCGTACTGACTTACTCGCGGATGCGTCACCACTGCACCCAGGCAATGAAAACCTTGACAGATAAAGGTTCGGCTTGCGATCCAGAAATTATCGATCTAATTTCGCTCAAACCGTTAGATCTGGAGACAATTGGGGCATCTATTAAGAAGACGCATAAAGTAATTATCGTCGAAGAATGTATGCGGACGGGTGGCATCGGCGCAGAACTCGTTGCTTCCATCAACGACAACTTCTTTGACGAATTGGACGCACCCGTCCTGCGGATGTCGTCACAGGATATTCCGACTCCTTATAATGGAAAGTTAGAATACCTCACAATTATTCAACCACCCCAGATCGCTGAAGCGATCGAAAAAATGGTTGCAGGCAAACTCTAA
- a CDS encoding endonuclease domain-containing protein has translation MSEPKLEDCDRSEQLELEDSIDSMPPNPKHSGFMSASGDLPTPPAGHPSEEGIFRRREIIGYERYLKELARKLRQNMTLGEVLLWQRLKRKQMRGYDFDRQRPIDRYIVDFYCKDLKLAIEIDGSSHDGEEAKVNDEIR, from the coding sequence ATGTCAGAGCCGAAATTAGAAGATTGCGATCGATCTGAGCAGTTAGAATTAGAAGACTCGATCGACAGTATGCCACCTAATCCCAAACATTCGGGTTTTATGAGTGCAAGCGGAGATCTACCCACCCCGCCCGCTGGGCACCCCTCCGAGGAGGGGATTTTTCGGAGGCGGGAGATTATTGGGTATGAGCGGTATTTGAAGGAGTTGGCGCGGAAGTTACGGCAGAATATGACTTTGGGTGAGGTGTTGTTGTGGCAACGCTTGAAACGGAAGCAGATGCGGGGTTATGATTTTGACAGGCAACGTCCGATTGATCGATATATTGTCGATTTCTATTGCAAGGATTTAAAGTTAGCGATTGAAATTGATGGCAGCAGTCACGATGGCGAGGAAGCAAAGGTTAATGATGAGATTAGATAA